The Methyloferula stellata AR4 genome includes a window with the following:
- the pstS gene encoding phosphate ABC transporter substrate-binding protein PstS → MQSTRFLRTAVLALAMGVSAIAQAADITGAGATFPYPIYAKWADAYKKETGNGLNYQSIGSGGGIKQIKAQTVTFGASDAPLKGDELAASNLVQWPMVMGGIVPVVNIDGIAPGELVLDGPMLAKIFLGEIKTWDDPAIKKLNPSAKLPSAAIAVVHRSDGSGTTFNFTNYLSKVSADWKAKVGENTSVEWPAGIGAKGNEGVANNVMQTKGSIGYVEFAYAKQNKLTYTGLVNKEGKNVEPTMASFQAAAANADWANAPGFYQILTDQPGAASWPITAATFILMQKKPQDLAAATEALKFFSWAYAKGDKMAEELDYIPLPDNVVALVKKTWAADLKGSDGKPLLN, encoded by the coding sequence ATGCAATCAACACGTTTTTTGAGAACCGCTGTTCTGGCGCTCGCCATGGGCGTGAGCGCGATTGCGCAAGCCGCTGATATTACAGGGGCTGGCGCGACTTTCCCTTATCCGATCTACGCCAAATGGGCAGATGCCTATAAAAAGGAAACGGGCAACGGCCTCAATTATCAATCGATCGGCTCGGGCGGTGGTATCAAGCAGATCAAGGCCCAGACGGTGACCTTCGGCGCCAGCGATGCGCCATTGAAGGGCGACGAGCTCGCGGCCAGCAATCTGGTTCAATGGCCGATGGTCATGGGCGGCATCGTGCCCGTCGTCAACATCGACGGCATCGCACCTGGCGAACTCGTGCTCGACGGTCCGATGCTCGCCAAGATCTTCCTCGGCGAAATCAAGACCTGGGATGACCCGGCGATCAAGAAGCTCAATCCCAGCGCCAAATTGCCGTCGGCTGCGATCGCCGTCGTGCATCGCTCGGACGGTTCGGGCACGACCTTCAATTTCACCAATTATCTGTCCAAAGTGTCGGCGGATTGGAAAGCCAAGGTCGGCGAGAATACCTCGGTTGAATGGCCGGCTGGCATCGGCGCCAAGGGCAACGAAGGCGTCGCCAATAATGTGATGCAGACCAAGGGCTCGATCGGCTATGTCGAATTCGCCTATGCGAAGCAAAACAAGCTGACCTATACCGGCTTGGTCAACAAGGAAGGCAAGAACGTCGAGCCGACCATGGCGTCCTTCCAAGCCGCCGCCGCCAACGCGGATTGGGCCAATGCGCCCGGCTTCTACCAGATCCTCACGGATCAGCCCGGCGCGGCCTCTTGGCCGATCACGGCTGCGACCTTCATCCTGATGCAAAAGAAGCCGCAGGACCTCGCCGCCGCCACTGAAGCGCTCAAGTTCTTCAGTTGGGCCTATGCGAAGGGCGACAAGATGGCTGAAGAGCTTGACTACATCCCGCTTCCCGACAATGTCGTCGCTCTGGTGAAAAAGACCTGGGCGGCCGACCTCAAGGGCAGCGACGGCAAGCCCTTGCTGAATTAA
- a CDS encoding glycosyltransferase family 4 protein: MSRLLIATDAWHPQVNGVVRSLEAIAAHAASFDMEVHFLTPQSFRTLPLPGYGEIRLALATASAAAAAITHVQPDFIHIATEGPIGLATRRCCLRAGLPFSTSYHTRFPEYLAARAPVPVWLSYAFLRRFHNAGAGTMVSSPSLERNLIKQGFKRLLHWSRGVDETLFRPRAEQVLDLPRPIFLFVGRIAVEKNVEAFLRLELPGSKVVVGDGPMLGQLKAAFPEAHFMGPQQGEELARTYASSDVFVFPSLTDTFGIVLLEALASGLPVAAYPVMGPLDVIGESKAGVLDHDLQRAALAALEIPRELCRAHATTFTWKRSAAQFFGNIHTVLGPAGRLRKRKPVVAWGRPA; encoded by the coding sequence GTGAGCCGACTTCTGATCGCGACGGACGCATGGCACCCTCAGGTCAATGGGGTTGTGCGTTCGCTTGAGGCGATTGCTGCGCATGCGGCTTCCTTCGATATGGAAGTCCATTTCCTGACGCCGCAGAGCTTCCGCACTTTGCCTTTGCCGGGCTATGGCGAAATCAGGCTCGCTCTGGCCACCGCCTCGGCCGCGGCGGCGGCCATCACGCATGTCCAGCCGGACTTCATCCATATCGCGACGGAAGGGCCGATCGGGCTTGCCACGCGGCGCTGTTGCCTGCGTGCCGGCTTGCCGTTCAGCACCTCCTACCACACCCGCTTTCCGGAATATCTGGCGGCGCGCGCGCCGGTGCCCGTGTGGCTCAGCTATGCCTTCTTGCGGCGCTTTCACAATGCCGGCGCGGGCACGATGGTGAGTTCTCCGAGCCTTGAAAGAAATCTCATAAAGCAAGGTTTCAAAAGGCTTTTGCACTGGTCGCGGGGCGTCGATGAAACGCTGTTCCGGCCGCGTGCCGAGCAGGTTTTGGATCTGCCGCGGCCGATTTTCCTGTTTGTCGGGCGGATCGCCGTCGAGAAAAATGTCGAGGCCTTCCTGCGCCTGGAACTGCCGGGCTCGAAAGTCGTGGTCGGAGACGGCCCCATGCTTGGACAGTTGAAGGCGGCTTTTCCGGAAGCCCATTTCATGGGGCCGCAGCAGGGCGAAGAGCTGGCGCGGACCTATGCCTCCTCGGATGTCTTCGTGTTTCCGAGTCTGACGGATACGTTCGGCATCGTTCTTCTCGAAGCGCTTGCCTCCGGCCTGCCGGTCGCCGCCTATCCGGTGATGGGCCCGCTCGACGTGATCGGGGAATCGAAAGCGGGGGTGCTCGATCACGATCTGCAGCGGGCGGCGTTGGCCGCTCTCGAAATCCCGCGCGAGTTGTGCCGGGCGCATGCCACGACCTTCACCTGGAAGCGCAGCGCGGCCCAGTTCTTCGGGAATATCCATACTGTTCTGGGGCCGGCCGGCCGGCTTCGGAAACGCAAGCCCGTGGTCGCCTGGGGCCGCCCCGCTTGA
- a CDS encoding D-sedoheptulose 7-phosphate isomerase codes for METSSKFIAAELDESLAALGAAAKSASFIGQIDAISDAIIASLRQGGKVLFAGNGGSASDAQHIAGEFVSRLNYDRAPLAGLALTTDTSVMTAIGNDYGYEQIFSRQVAGIGQAGDVFVGISTSGRSPNILAAFKAAQAKGLRTVGFTGAKGGVMADHCELLLNAPSDRTPIIQQLHITAAHIVCGLVESALFPKV; via the coding sequence GTGGAAACATCTTCGAAATTCATCGCCGCCGAACTTGATGAATCTCTGGCCGCCTTGGGGGCGGCCGCGAAATCGGCAAGCTTCATCGGTCAGATAGACGCGATCTCCGATGCCATCATCGCGAGCCTGCGGCAGGGGGGCAAAGTGCTCTTCGCAGGCAATGGCGGGAGCGCTTCCGACGCGCAGCATATTGCCGGCGAATTCGTGTCGCGCCTCAACTACGATCGCGCGCCTCTGGCCGGGCTTGCTCTGACGACCGACACATCAGTGATGACTGCGATCGGGAACGATTACGGCTACGAACAGATTTTCTCACGTCAGGTCGCGGGCATCGGTCAGGCCGGGGACGTGTTCGTCGGTATTTCGACGTCCGGGCGCTCGCCGAATATTCTCGCGGCCTTCAAAGCCGCGCAAGCGAAGGGCCTCCGCACGGTCGGTTTCACGGGAGCCAAGGGCGGCGTCATGGCGGATCATTGCGAGCTCCTCCTAAACGCGCCTTCCGATCGCACGCCCATCATCCAGCAGTTGCATATCACCGCGGCGCATATCGTCTGCGGCCTCGTCGAGAGCGCACTATTCCCGAAAGTTTGA
- the pstC gene encoding phosphate ABC transporter permease subunit PstC has protein sequence MADLTIDTYTMQLDKEHKRARVFTRFRLSDGLFRRCTFSAVMLVLALLGGVMIALAYGSLPAFQAFGFGFFVTEVWNPVTDKFGALAPIYGTVVTSLIAMLIAVPVGIGSAIFLTELCPQSLRRPIGVAIELLAAIPSIIYGLWGLFILAPFLQQYVQPALISLFGNIPILSTLFAGPPYGIGILTAGFVLAIMVLPFITSISRDVFETVPPVLKEAGYGLGCTTWEVSRNVVLPYTGVGVIGGIMLGLGRALGETMAVTFVIGNAHRISGSILAPGTTISASIANEFTEAVGDLYTSALIELGFILFIITFIVLAISRFLLLRIEQKKGV, from the coding sequence TTGGCTGACCTCACCATCGACACCTATACGATGCAGCTCGACAAAGAGCATAAGCGTGCTCGGGTTTTCACCCGATTCCGGCTGAGCGATGGGCTTTTCCGGCGTTGCACATTTTCTGCGGTCATGCTCGTCTTGGCCCTTCTCGGCGGCGTCATGATTGCGCTGGCCTATGGTTCGCTTCCTGCGTTCCAGGCCTTCGGCTTTGGTTTTTTCGTCACCGAGGTTTGGAACCCGGTCACCGATAAATTCGGCGCGCTGGCCCCGATCTACGGTACCGTTGTCACATCACTTATCGCCATGCTCATTGCCGTCCCTGTCGGCATCGGAAGCGCGATTTTCCTGACCGAACTTTGCCCGCAATCGCTGCGGCGGCCGATCGGCGTTGCGATCGAACTACTCGCTGCGATTCCCTCGATCATTTACGGCCTCTGGGGCCTTTTCATTCTTGCGCCCTTCCTGCAGCAGTATGTCCAGCCAGCCCTCATTTCGCTTTTCGGCAACATCCCGATCCTGTCGACGCTTTTCGCCGGGCCGCCTTATGGAATCGGCATTCTGACGGCCGGCTTCGTTCTGGCCATTATGGTGCTTCCGTTCATCACCTCGATCTCGCGCGATGTTTTCGAGACGGTGCCGCCGGTCTTGAAAGAGGCGGGCTATGGCCTCGGCTGCACCACCTGGGAAGTCTCGCGGAACGTGGTGCTGCCTTACACGGGCGTTGGCGTGATCGGCGGGATCATGCTCGGTCTTGGGCGCGCGCTCGGCGAAACCATGGCGGTCACTTTCGTTATCGGCAATGCGCATCGAATCTCCGGATCCATACTGGCCCCCGGAACGACGATCTCGGCGTCGATCGCCAATGAATTCACCGAGGCCGTCGGCGACCTTTACACGTCGGCTTTGATCGAACTTGGCTTCATTCTGTTCATCATTACCTTCATCGTCTTGGCGATCTCGCGGTTCTTGCTCTTGCGCATCGAACAGAAAAAGGGCGTTTGA
- a CDS encoding glycosyltransferase family 2 protein produces MKLSIAIPVYNFANFIPETLNSIIGQEHGNTVEIVVTDGASTDRTPEVMAEFCSKYPNIIYNRLPQKGGIDRDMASALEATHGEYVWLFSGDDIMHPGSLATILGEIRSGDDIYICKHMECTGWMEPLFEYPVLEPDIPGVFDLSDPVQRLAYFKRAINSEAFFSFCSGLIIRRSTWDRVPLDENFVGSCWAHCARFFSLMPKGLRVNYLGRVLLSRRGENDSFSDKGLVERYKMQVDGFHDIVDAFFGQNSPEAREVRRAIRYEIHPLMTLILKFLCYLHPKIEDKALLDRIVARAYQDPSWECIKVRLKYALIPSWVIRRKHNRECFAYDYPEAYKADQAEKRKVYLGTLQQR; encoded by the coding sequence ATGAAATTGTCCATTGCCATCCCCGTTTATAACTTTGCAAATTTCATCCCTGAAACGCTGAACTCGATCATCGGACAAGAGCACGGCAATACGGTTGAGATCGTCGTGACCGACGGCGCTTCTACGGATCGAACGCCCGAGGTGATGGCCGAGTTCTGCTCCAAATATCCGAACATCATTTATAATCGCCTTCCCCAGAAAGGCGGCATTGACCGGGACATGGCAAGCGCACTGGAAGCCACTCACGGAGAATATGTTTGGCTCTTCAGCGGCGACGACATCATGCATCCCGGATCTCTCGCGACAATCCTTGGAGAGATACGCTCAGGGGATGACATCTATATCTGCAAACACATGGAATGCACGGGATGGATGGAGCCGCTTTTCGAATACCCGGTTCTCGAACCGGACATTCCTGGCGTATTCGACCTGTCAGATCCGGTCCAGCGCCTCGCCTATTTCAAACGCGCGATCAATTCCGAAGCCTTCTTTAGTTTCTGCAGCGGCCTGATCATCCGCCGTTCGACATGGGATCGGGTTCCGTTGGACGAAAATTTCGTCGGTAGTTGTTGGGCCCATTGCGCACGCTTTTTTTCGCTCATGCCCAAGGGTTTGAGAGTCAATTATCTAGGCCGCGTGCTATTAAGCCGCCGCGGCGAGAATGATTCCTTCTCCGACAAAGGTCTCGTCGAGCGCTACAAGATGCAGGTAGACGGATTTCACGATATCGTTGACGCGTTTTTCGGACAAAACAGTCCTGAAGCGCGCGAAGTGCGCCGGGCCATAAGATACGAAATTCATCCCCTCATGACGCTCATCTTGAAATTCCTTTGCTATTTACATCCAAAGATAGAGGATAAGGCGCTTCTCGACAGGATCGTGGCGCGTGCATATCAAGATCCATCGTGGGAATGCATAAAAGTTCGACTGAAATATGCACTGATCCCCAGTTGGGTTATCCGGCGGAAGCACAATAGAGAGTGCTTCGCCTACGACTACCCAGAGGCGTACAAAGCGGATCAAGCCGAAAAGCGAAAGGTTTATCTCGGCACTCTCCAGCAAAGGTAA
- a CDS encoding GDP-mannose 4,6-dehydratase, whose amino-acid sequence MSERGKVALIFGVSGQDGGYLSQMLLKHGYEVHGTSRDKELTGFSNLKALGTYQNVVLHSTALNDFRSVLQTISNANPSEIYNLAAQSSVGLSFEQPVETIDSSLNGTLNILEAVRFLRRPIRLYFASSSECFGDTGSLPADEMTSFRPASPYGVAKAAAHWLVANYRNSYDLFACSGILFNHESPLRPLRFVTQKVVHGAIDIASGKASELNLGNLNISRDWGWAPEYVEAMWAMLQQDQPGDYVIATGQSYTLEAFVATAFERLGLDWRKHVVLKKDLLRPTDLHFSVGNPQRAKMVLGWQAQTFMHDVVTKLIDAELQRRDAGPILRPAGRASN is encoded by the coding sequence ATGTCTGAACGCGGGAAAGTTGCTCTCATTTTCGGCGTTTCGGGCCAGGACGGCGGCTATTTGAGCCAGATGCTCCTCAAGCATGGCTATGAAGTCCATGGCACGTCCCGAGACAAAGAGCTGACGGGCTTTTCCAACCTGAAGGCGCTTGGCACTTACCAAAATGTGGTTTTGCATTCGACCGCGCTGAATGATTTTCGCAGCGTCCTTCAAACGATCTCGAACGCGAATCCGAGCGAGATTTACAATCTGGCGGCGCAGTCCTCCGTCGGATTGTCGTTCGAACAGCCGGTCGAAACGATCGACAGCAGTTTGAACGGAACGCTCAATATTCTGGAAGCCGTGCGGTTTTTACGGCGTCCCATCCGGCTCTATTTTGCATCTTCAAGCGAATGTTTCGGCGATACGGGTTCGTTGCCCGCCGACGAAATGACCTCGTTCCGGCCGGCAAGCCCTTATGGCGTCGCCAAGGCCGCCGCACATTGGCTTGTCGCCAACTATCGAAATTCATATGACTTGTTCGCGTGCTCGGGCATTTTGTTCAATCATGAATCGCCCTTGCGTCCTTTGCGCTTCGTGACGCAAAAAGTTGTGCATGGTGCGATCGATATTGCGTCCGGCAAGGCGTCCGAGCTCAATCTCGGGAATCTCAATATCTCGCGCGATTGGGGATGGGCGCCAGAATATGTCGAGGCCATGTGGGCCATGCTTCAGCAGGACCAGCCCGGAGATTATGTGATCGCAACGGGGCAGTCTTACACGCTCGAGGCGTTTGTTGCGACGGCGTTCGAGCGCCTCGGCCTCGATTGGCGCAAACATGTCGTCTTGAAAAAAGATCTCTTGCGCCCGACCGATCTCCATTTCAGCGTCGGCAACCCGCAAAGGGCAAAGATGGTGCTCGGGTGGCAGGCGCAGACTTTCATGCATGATGTGGTAACTAAATTGATAGATGCGGAGCTTCAGCGCCGGGACGCTGGGCCGATCCTACGGCCGGCAGGCCGCGCATCGAATTGA
- a CDS encoding UDP-2,3-diacylglucosamine diphosphatase, with protein sequence MAKKDRDVVSVRTMFLSDIHLGTKGCQAEMLLGFLKHYEADTIYLVGDIIDGWRLRSSWYWPQTHNNVVQKLLKRARKGTRVVYIPGNHDEFARDYVGDNFGGIEIMGTAIHDGLDGNRLLIIHGDHFDLVVRHAPWLAYIGDGAYTLALAINRYLNIVRRRMGLAYWSLSSWAKYKVKKAVNHIGRFEELLSNEARRLDVQGVVCGHIHHATIHHDFGVSYMNTGDWVESCTALVENHDGSYEIIRWADELRQLAFVERAAMLAPQAEASAA encoded by the coding sequence TTGGCGAAAAAAGATCGCGACGTCGTCAGTGTTCGAACCATGTTTTTATCCGACATCCACCTTGGAACCAAGGGATGTCAGGCAGAAATGCTGCTCGGATTTCTGAAGCATTATGAAGCCGATACGATCTATCTCGTCGGCGATATCATCGATGGCTGGCGGTTGAGGTCGAGCTGGTATTGGCCGCAGACCCACAACAATGTCGTGCAGAAGCTTTTAAAGCGCGCGCGCAAGGGCACAAGAGTCGTCTATATCCCCGGCAATCACGATGAGTTTGCCCGCGATTATGTCGGGGATAACTTCGGCGGCATCGAGATCATGGGCACGGCGATCCATGACGGACTCGACGGCAACCGGCTGTTGATCATCCATGGCGATCACTTCGACCTCGTCGTGCGGCATGCCCCTTGGCTCGCCTATATCGGTGACGGCGCCTACACCCTGGCTCTGGCGATCAACCGATATCTCAACATCGTGCGGCGGCGGATGGGGCTCGCTTATTGGTCCTTGTCGTCCTGGGCCAAATATAAGGTGAAGAAGGCGGTCAATCATATCGGCCGGTTCGAGGAGCTTCTGTCGAACGAAGCGCGCCGGCTCGATGTGCAGGGCGTCGTCTGCGGCCATATCCATCACGCCACGATCCACCATGATTTCGGCGTCAGTTACATGAATACCGGCGATTGGGTGGAAAGCTGCACGGCTCTCGTCGAGAACCACGACGGCAGCTACGAAATCATCCGCTGGGCCGACGAATTGCGGCAATTGGCCTTCGTCGAACGCGCCGCGATGCTCGCACCCCAGGCGGAGGCCTCCGCCGCGTGA
- a CDS encoding FkbM family methyltransferase, with the protein MAAEMDVDREVREAFFKGKSDGGVFVEIGAARPDFLSISASFRSLGWKIIAVEANPDFCALHRALGYNVYEYACSDVESDDANFFIVDSLGADYLGGSVSFESFSSLGIKDEFHELHETVKDKTKTRSVSVKVRRLDTILELHEPTVQHIDILAVDVEGWELNVMRGLSVSKYSPRVIILENLFKKDDYTAYMQSIGYTLWRHLEPNDVYVAADLSPAESIQRPRINWLGKLVRAAKALKNG; encoded by the coding sequence ATGGCCGCTGAAATGGATGTGGACCGCGAAGTCCGAGAGGCCTTCTTCAAGGGTAAAAGCGATGGCGGTGTTTTTGTAGAAATTGGTGCCGCCCGTCCGGATTTCCTGTCGATCAGCGCTAGTTTCCGTAGCCTCGGGTGGAAAATCATCGCGGTCGAAGCCAATCCGGACTTTTGCGCTTTGCATCGTGCATTGGGATATAATGTTTATGAATATGCCTGCAGCGACGTCGAATCTGATGATGCAAATTTTTTCATCGTCGATTCTCTGGGGGCTGATTATCTCGGCGGTTCAGTTTCCTTCGAATCCTTTTCGTCGCTTGGGATCAAGGATGAGTTTCACGAACTTCATGAAACGGTAAAGGATAAGACGAAAACCAGAAGCGTTTCTGTCAAAGTGAGACGGCTCGATACGATACTTGAATTACATGAGCCGACCGTTCAGCATATCGACATTCTTGCTGTCGATGTCGAAGGATGGGAACTCAACGTAATGAGAGGGCTATCAGTATCAAAATATAGCCCACGCGTGATAATACTGGAAAATCTTTTCAAAAAAGATGATTATACAGCCTATATGCAAAGTATCGGTTACACCTTGTGGCGGCATCTCGAACCGAATGATGTGTATGTCGCGGCCGATCTTTCGCCCGCCGAATCGATACAGAGGCCTCGCATAAACTGGCTCGGTAAATTAGTTCGGGCTGCAAAGGCGTTGAAAAACGGGTAG
- a CDS encoding phytanoyl-CoA dioxygenase family protein has protein sequence MSGVMQIPEAVLDRNWDTMSASEQRAFVAGNGFIVVPQALSNAELDKIMGEIEYFDLEKNVRDGTEAFCSAPSFTSVLDNPKILSTVKNIIGDNVVCFKADYVAKKSFDRARVEPQRTALHVDYGIGEREGDYRNTSAVWVNVACYLTDMTIEHAPFAVVPGSHRMYHLVPGTDMEELKDDAVTLMAKAGDAVIFLHSTVHAGGVNVSGSTQHIVFCSFRPAWARPIGPVIEWPAEFVSKAPAARQQLLSGVNQGLYPQKNKPQSMLGRFRELFR, from the coding sequence GTGAGCGGTGTGATGCAAATTCCGGAAGCTGTGCTTGATCGCAACTGGGACACCATGTCGGCATCGGAGCAGCGTGCTTTTGTAGCTGGGAACGGCTTTATCGTGGTGCCGCAAGCTCTTTCCAACGCCGAACTTGATAAGATTATGGGTGAGATAGAATATTTTGATTTGGAAAAAAATGTGAGAGATGGGACTGAGGCCTTTTGCTCGGCGCCTTCATTCACCAGCGTTTTAGACAACCCAAAAATCTTGTCGACGGTCAAAAATATTATCGGAGACAACGTTGTCTGTTTCAAAGCTGACTACGTTGCTAAGAAATCTTTCGATCGGGCTCGGGTTGAGCCCCAGAGGACCGCATTGCACGTCGATTATGGCATCGGCGAGAGGGAGGGTGATTACCGCAACACAAGTGCGGTATGGGTTAATGTGGCTTGCTATTTGACGGATATGACCATTGAGCACGCGCCATTTGCTGTCGTGCCGGGCAGTCACCGCATGTATCATCTCGTTCCAGGCACGGATATGGAAGAGCTCAAAGATGATGCCGTGACATTGATGGCTAAGGCCGGTGATGCCGTCATATTTTTGCATTCCACGGTCCATGCCGGCGGGGTCAATGTCTCCGGCTCCACCCAGCATATTGTATTTTGCAGCTTTAGACCCGCCTGGGCTCGTCCCATAGGTCCGGTTATCGAATGGCCTGCCGAATTCGTCTCCAAAGCGCCTGCCGCGAGACAGCAGCTTTTATCGGGAGTCAATCAAGGACTTTACCCGCAGAAAAATAAGCCGCAATCGATGTTGGGTCGATTCCGCGAGCTGTTTAGGTAA
- a CDS encoding glycosyltransferase family 4 protein — protein MERIHESDVRAGTSSSVEPNRTFTSYQIEFLLNEIAFLQAELRSRRVYPAIDFLHLHMMQLYWTVTRVLKHIASPFLQSTRSTCGVPLPRPSPNRQRVEWSGEPRLFIDVTSTHRHDAKTGIQRVVREVAKASIKSGWALPVIIEDGQLRSYFRHPDLPDNIEIKSGDRLLLLDTSWNHANEYPPILDEVVRRKGVIIGFYYDIIPLLYPGLFVPEASKAFQNWFEMSLPYFSAVATISRSVALDVSQYISSRKLSHKSNLRVGWFHLGADFDSNAESTPSEHVVALGGRGSFFLLVGTLEPRKNHVTVLAAFEQIWKLGGDACCVIVGKRGWLVNALCDRIQRHPEFGRKLFWFETCSDADLTYLYHHATALIQASLAEGFGLPLVEAAHFGTPVIASDIPVFREIGGSSCSYFDPVNAETLAGRVLEALKSPRSAPTIAVLSWADATERLLKLIKEADYEFTVPDVPPS, from the coding sequence ATGGAAAGGATTCATGAGAGTGATGTACGTGCAGGCACATCATCTTCGGTAGAGCCAAATCGCACATTCACATCATATCAGATTGAATTTCTGCTCAACGAAATTGCCTTCTTGCAAGCTGAGCTGAGAAGTCGTCGAGTATACCCAGCTATCGATTTTTTGCATCTTCACATGATGCAGCTATATTGGACGGTGACGCGAGTTCTCAAGCACATTGCGTCCCCATTTCTCCAATCAACTCGATCAACGTGTGGGGTGCCGCTTCCGCGGCCCTCGCCGAATCGGCAGCGCGTCGAATGGAGCGGTGAGCCAAGACTGTTCATTGATGTGACCAGTACCCATCGCCATGATGCAAAGACCGGCATTCAGCGTGTGGTTAGGGAGGTCGCTAAAGCCTCGATCAAGAGTGGGTGGGCGCTCCCGGTCATCATCGAAGATGGTCAATTACGTTCTTATTTCAGGCACCCAGATTTACCGGACAATATCGAAATCAAGTCTGGAGATCGATTGTTATTGCTTGATACAAGTTGGAACCATGCCAACGAGTATCCACCAATCTTGGATGAAGTCGTTCGACGTAAAGGAGTTATTATTGGGTTTTACTACGATATCATTCCATTACTATATCCAGGCCTTTTCGTTCCAGAGGCCAGCAAAGCTTTTCAAAATTGGTTTGAGATGAGTCTTCCCTATTTCTCGGCCGTTGCGACTATTTCGCGAAGCGTTGCCCTTGACGTCAGTCAGTACATCTCGAGTAGAAAATTATCGCACAAATCGAATCTTCGAGTCGGGTGGTTTCATCTGGGAGCCGATTTCGATTCGAATGCCGAAAGTACTCCATCGGAACATGTTGTAGCTCTCGGAGGGAGGGGATCATTTTTCCTATTGGTGGGCACGCTTGAACCGCGCAAGAACCACGTCACAGTACTCGCCGCTTTCGAGCAAATTTGGAAACTGGGCGGCGACGCATGTTGTGTGATCGTCGGGAAACGAGGCTGGCTTGTTAATGCTCTCTGCGACCGCATACAGCGGCATCCGGAGTTCGGTCGCAAGCTGTTTTGGTTTGAGACGTGTAGCGATGCTGATCTAACCTATCTTTATCACCATGCGACCGCGCTAATCCAAGCCTCATTGGCAGAGGGATTCGGTTTGCCTCTCGTTGAAGCAGCGCATTTTGGTACGCCGGTAATCGCAAGCGATATCCCGGTCTTTCGTGAGATTGGCGGATCCTCCTGTTCTTATTTCGATCCTGTGAACGCTGAAACTCTTGCGGGACGTGTCCTCGAGGCACTCAAAAGTCCTCGCTCCGCGCCCACTATCGCGGTGTTGAGCTGGGCTGATGCCACTGAGCGGCTCCTAAAGCTTATCAAAGAAGCTGACTACGAATTTACTGTGCCAGACGTCCCGCCTTCGTGA
- the gmd gene encoding GDP-mannose 4,6-dehydratase, whose translation MSAPKVALITGVTGQDGAYLAELLIAKGYIVHGVKRRASLINTDRVDHLYQDPHTPDLRFFLHYGDVTDSTNLIRLIQEVKPDEIYNLAAQSHVLVSFETPEYTANADGLGTLRLLEAIRILGMEKTCRFYQASTSELYGKVQAVPQNETTPFYPRSPYGVAKLYAYWITVNYREAYGMHASNGILFNHEGPTRAETFVTRKITRAVAAIELGLQEKLFLGNLDAKRDWGHARDYVEGMWRIVQQAEPDDYVLATGETHSVREFTELAFKEVGREIAWKGEGADEHGIDMKSGKVVVEIDKRYFRPTEVDLLIGDPTKAFTKLGWKHQTTFQELVAEMVANDLVVMKKRGFA comes from the coding sequence ATGAGCGCTCCGAAAGTCGCATTGATCACCGGTGTCACCGGCCAGGATGGCGCTTATCTCGCCGAATTGCTGATCGCGAAGGGCTATATCGTTCACGGCGTGAAGCGGCGCGCGTCGCTTATCAATACCGATCGCGTCGATCATCTCTACCAGGATCCGCATACGCCCGATCTGCGTTTCTTTCTGCATTATGGCGATGTGACGGATTCGACCAATCTCATCCGCCTGATCCAGGAGGTGAAGCCCGACGAGATCTATAATCTCGCCGCACAAAGCCATGTGCTCGTCAGCTTCGAGACGCCGGAATATACGGCCAATGCCGACGGGCTCGGCACCTTGCGCCTATTGGAAGCCATCCGCATTCTCGGCATGGAGAAGACATGCCGCTTCTATCAGGCCTCGACCTCGGAACTCTACGGCAAGGTGCAGGCCGTGCCGCAGAACGAGACCACGCCTTTCTATCCGCGCTCGCCCTATGGCGTGGCGAAACTCTATGCCTATTGGATCACGGTCAATTACCGCGAGGCCTACGGCATGCATGCCTCGAACGGCATTTTGTTCAATCACGAAGGCCCGACGCGGGCGGAGACTTTCGTCACGCGCAAGATCACCCGGGCGGTGGCGGCGATCGAGTTGGGCCTGCAGGAGAAGCTCTTTCTCGGCAATCTCGATGCCAAGCGCGACTGGGGCCATGCGCGCGATTATGTCGAGGGCATGTGGCGCATCGTGCAGCAGGCGGAGCCGGACGATTATGTTCTGGCGACCGGCGAAACCCATTCGGTGCGCGAATTCACCGAGCTCGCCTTCAAGGAAGTCGGGCGCGAGATCGCCTGGAAGGGCGAAGGCGCCGATGAGCATGGCATCGACATGAAGAGCGGCAAAGTCGTCGTGGAGATCGACAAGCGCTATTTCCGGCCGACGGAGGTCGATCTTCTGATCGGCGATCCGACCAAGGCCTTTACCAAACTCGGCTGGAAACATCAGACAACATTCCAGGAGCTTGTCGCGGAAATGGTCGCCAATGATCTCGTCGTCATGAAAAAGCGCGGCTTCGCTTAA